A stretch of DNA from Juglans microcarpa x Juglans regia isolate MS1-56 chromosome 5D, Jm3101_v1.0, whole genome shotgun sequence:
TCACGATCCGGTGGGCTAGGTCTTTTGAATTACTTCAATTCCTTTCTTTTCCACCAACGATTAATTCCcaaacccaacaacaacaacaataacaataaacTACAACATCCATAGATTTGATTGGCTTAATCTTCAAATGGAGTGAAATTAGAGAGAACACAAAGCACTTCAAGCCCAATGAAGGGAAAAATAGAAACACCCACAATACCCACATAGAAATGACTACCATTACTACAAATCTGATTTGGGGATGgcagaagaggagagagagagagagagagagaggtggaatCGCTTCAGTGAGAGAAGAACCTGAGGCCGTGGTGGAATTGTCTTTGACTCAGTGTGGGAGTTAGTTTCTTCGTGCTGAAGAAATGCAAAGAGGGAGGGAATTAAGGAGAGGAAAACTGAGGGGGAAGTGTGGCGGTTTTGGTTTTTAAACGAAACGAtgcgttttgtttttttcaatatCAGCAGCCGTTTGCGCACCGTTTACGTGAGCCGACTGTATTCAACATTTTACTTTTACCATCTTGTTTTTTAGGCAGATCGTGACAGTAGATGAAAACCCACCCATtaagcctcgtttggttatacagttcaaatgagatgaaatgttttattgaaagttgaataaaatattgtaataatataactttttaatatcatttttgttttgagatttgaaaacattaaattatttattatattttgtgtgaaagtttgagaaaattataatgattatatgagatgagattagatgagatagtttgactttaagataaaatgttttatctAGAAGTTATGGCCCGCCATCAAGTCAAGGCGTTAACAATAATTTCATAAAGACAACATTCATTCGTAACAACTGTTTGTTTGGGAATTAAGATGATCTAatttcatcttaaaatattttataattttcttcttaaatattatttaaacataaatatttttcaattttaaatttttaactttctcaaactttcaaataaaataaaaaatatattattttttaaattttaaaagaaaaattatattctaacaatattttaatttataatattttaatttaattctttctctattatttttcaaaactcaataaaagatcttaacttaaattattatactattatttataaaattttcatctcatcttattttctaAATGAGTCCTCTCGATATAGactcaaataataattaatattttttttcttaaaattcaaacgcaccaaaattaaactaatagtataaaatttttaaaatattatattttattatttgattgtgCAATAGTTGATGTGTTCAAGTCTTTACCATTTTAATGCTAATGTCTGCTCGAAATTTTCAGATAGCATTAAAGTCTTAGGGTTACGTTTTTACGTGTCCATCTCCTTTTTTACTTAAAGTACCTTAAATTTAAGCAGAAACTTGAGATATTCTTTTCCTCGTCAAGATATTAATTTTTAGacattgaacaaaaataaattaccatGTCAACAAACCCATTGGCCAGCCACTGATCGGATCGAATATCATGTTTGTTGTAATATTAATACGTTCAAATATTCAACGGCCTATTTCTTCATTAATTGTAGGTTTTTCCCCCTCAAGAACTTTTAGTCACcatgttttaaaaattaagattatataatttgatCATTAAGACAAATAAACGAAATATACaagcttgtatatatattttgacacTGTCCGGCCAGCAATCAATCCAATATAATATTCGACATGCGGGTGACCAAGAACTGATCAAAATGGACCAAGAGAAGGATTATATACGCTGAACCATCATCATgaacttaattatatacaaataaattagatatatatatatatatattattcagaCAAATCGATCTTGTAGTGAAAAGGAGCAAAAGATAGATCACAGAAATGTATAtatcacaataaattaaaattatacgtGACATGTCAGAACCTCATTCGACCATTTCACTTCGTTTTTATATCTCGGCCgatctaatataatatatatagtttcgcAGATCATGCTTGTGAGTtccaatatttatatttatgtggaGAAAGGTTATTGATGACCAAATTAGGGATTgctttcacaaattattttgtccatatatatggaaaaaaaaatttgaaggaaaatgtcatcattcattcattcatcaagagAAACTTACATCTATTACCAGATACAACACTCTGTCTAAATAGAGACTTAACCTCACACTTCATAGAAATGGAGGACTCGACATCTACGGACAAACTGTACAAGAGACgaactctttttatttttatttttactatacaataaggaaaacaagaacaaaaaagaatggATTATAGTTTGGACCAACTCTGGAGGACTTTGATGGCACGTGAATGCAACAAGTTTGTCTCTTTTCATGAGCCACAAAAGTCAAATCTAAAAGATCTGGTGGTAGTGATTCTGGTGACCCAGCGAGTGTGGCAAGTAAGGATCACGTGCAGTTGTGAGAGGCGCGTAAGGACCACACGCGGTGATTTCAGCAAAACCGCCACTATCATCCGAACTATTTGTGACTTGGGAGTTTTCTTGTGCTGCGTGTGTTTCTCTCAAGTTGCCAGAAAATTGTAGATCTAACTTTTTCAGccttgaaaatagaaaaaaactaagaaatgagggaatgagagagagaatgaggggAAAGGAGAAATAAGGGAAGGAGAGGGGGAAGGATCCAACAAAACTTAGATCTAgagacttttttctttttagaatgagagagagggtTCCCCATATATATGGAAATTTAATTGGTCTTTTGtgaattttaatacaaatccAATGCACAAAGAactatacatatacatataatatttttcaacctTACAAGGATAAGTATTGGACATACAACCCGTGACTGtagaattctctctctctctctctctctctctctctctctctcatacaaaaatatatgcacCATATAATTATAACGTCATGCGGAATACGATTGGGCTGTTTGGATACAGAGGTGAtgccatctcatctcatctcattttaactaataattttactactatttacaaactatgtcaactcatattatctcatctaacTATCCGAACGGGCCCTATATGTGTGTCTTTCAAAGAGGTTGGTCAAGATCAAGACTAATTTGGAGCTGTTTGGATTACAACTATAATTAGTtgatcatgcatgtatatgatcACATGAAGTGAATGAAGAGACCGATAtgctaattataaataaatataagtgGATCTTACTCGATAATCTTTTTAATATACAGGATACATGGATatccaatgatttttttattggatgtaAGCCAACTCGGTCaataatagttttataatttttgtgcTTAATTAATTGACCGGGTACTAATCCACCAAACAGATCATATTAAGCTTCCCTCGGTgtccattattaaaatatattgaaatcacGAGAATTCTTTTGTAAGTTAAGAATATTTGAGATcacctcattatccaaacgtAACTTAAGTCATAAAATGGTACTAATGCATACACTTTAAGATATGTATGcacttatttatatttgttgaagatataatattaaatcaagaatttaatttgataatagtGATTTGATATCATCTTGATCTAATTTTCATAATGAGATACTTtccttattttatctcaatgtaatttaaaattttcatatgaaCAGAGTGAGATTTATGCATTGTATTCAATAACActtgagaataataaaaatgcaGACTTCAAAGTGTTTGCTCTTCCTAATAGTagacttcactttttttaaagaaagttatGCGCAGATTTGTACATCCtaagattacaaatattatttcttatatattttatttgtatgtaATATACCACCATAGTCTTGAGGaactttcatttttaatatGCGATCGATCTCTTCGtaattcttccatatatatttcGTCGCAAACTCAGTACGAGGATTGACGATCGAAGTGCAAttccctttttttaatattttttgtgggaTAAGTTGTTGATCATGAGTGTGGTTTTAACTTATGCATATTTTGACTTTTGCAAAGGTCAAACAATGAACGCAGCCCATTTTTGACTATTTCATTCAACTTGAAAAGTTACATAGATCAGGAAATATCCGAACCCATTAATTAGTGCGGCCATTACATATCTTCCGGCCCTAGGGCTAGCTGGTCAGATAAACTATTATAAATAAGTGCTGCATGGTCCATAGCTTAAACACACAATCTTCAACGATCATTTCCTTTCCATAAATGTCTTAATAGTGgactccatttttttatttttttcaagagagttATGCGTGAGATTTACACACCTtagaattacaaatattatttcttatatattatatatttatatcaataCCACCATAATCTTGAGGaactttcatttttaatatGCTGCCGCGCGATCGATCGATCTCTTCGTAATTCTTCCATGTATATTTCGTCGCAAATTCGCTTTCCAGTACGAGGATTGACGATCGAAGCgcaattcctttttttttttatataaattttttgtggGATAAGTTGTACGTTGATCATGAGTGTGGTTTTACCTTACCCATATTTTGACTTTTGAAATGAACACAGCCCATTTTTGACAATTTCATTCAACTTGAAAAGTTACGAAGAGGAAAGAGCTGCCGAACCCATTAATAGTGCGGCCATTACATCTTCCGGCCCTAGGGCTAGCTGGTCAGATATACTATTATAAATAAGTGCTGCATGGTCCATAGCTTAAACACACAATCTTCAACGATCATTTCGGCCTTTACAAAAATGTCCTCCTCGCAGTTCACCTCCTCTGTCTACCTGCTAACATTTGCTCTCCTTCTCCAAACCATTTTTGGAGCCAGCCCTCTCTTCCATTTCTGTTCAAGCTCTGAAAACTTCACCACCAATGACCCTTACGAATCAAACCTAAAAAAGCTCTTGGGTAATCTTAACTACCAAACCCCACCCCAGGGCTTTGGTTTTGGTACAGCGGGTCAGCATCCATACCAAACTTATGGGCTTGCTCTTTGTCGCGGTGATGTTGGAGCATCAGACTGCAAGACTTGTGTTAATGAGGCGAGCAACGAAATTCACAAACGCTGCCCATATAACAAAGGTGCAATTATCTGGTACGATAATTGTCTTTTGAAGTACCTGAACAAGGACTTCTTTGGCCAAATCGATAATCAAAACAAGTTCTACATGTGGAACTTGAGAAATGTTAGCAATCCCACCACATTTAACGAACAGACGAGGGGGCTGTTGAGCCTACTAGCAAAAGAAGCATCCGCGACTCCAAAACTGTATGCAGTTGGAGAGCAAGAGATTGGAGAATCGAAAAAGCTCTATGGCTTGGCCCAATGCACTAGGGATCTCTCTAGTAGTGACTGTTTCAAGTGTCTTGATGGTATTATTGATGAACTTCCTCGCTGTTGTGGTGGGAAAGAAGGAGGAAGAGTTGTCAGTGGGAGTTGCAACTTCAGATACGAGATTTACCCCTTCGTCAACACATAgatcaagatatatataaatcataagggttattatatatatatatatatatatatatatatatatatatatctagggTTTCTGAATCTTCTACAGGTTCTTAAGCAAAATAAAGTGTGCGTGTATGAATAAGTTTATGACTCATATGGAGTATCACTTCTAATATTGTACGTTTGTGTGTTTCAACTGTCCACAAATATGGTTGAATAAAATTTCCGTTTCTTACATATATGTGATTTGCTCATTTGGGAATACATTGATCATGATTAGAGTTTAGCTAATGTACTACTTACAATTACTTAGACCCCAGCTTCTAATAATTAACACAATTAgcaattaattattcatttttagcCAACCAATTAATTACTatcctatatataataaaagatgCTTTAGGGAatcaggatatatatatatatatatatatatatatatctgctgttaaaaaataaaacagaagaTAAAGCCCATCCaggtatatatatgtttttgtttaatttagaTTAGGACTTTGCTTCTGAATTCTTGGTCCTATgaggaaattaaattaatgagaaGACAaagtaattttatgaaaaaataattgttaCTTTGAAGCCCCGTGTTTGAAATACTATTTTTAAGATCATAATTACAACCACTAATTAAAAGAGTTTGTTATAATTGGGTTaactacaaacaaaaaaaatcctcGAGGATACAACAAGAAAATCACCATGTAcgcattcatgcatgcatatatatagatattctgaaattttccttcaatctttctatatatatatatagagatatatagatagatagatcgAATATCGTATATTTGACTGAAATAAGATCAAgatgaaaaaatgagaaaaaaatcatgaaattaaatat
This window harbors:
- the LOC121263978 gene encoding cysteine-rich repeat secretory protein 38-like, with the protein product MSSSQFTSSVYLLTFALLLQTIFGASPLFHFCSSSENFTTNDPYESNLKKLLGNLNYQTPPQGFGFGTAGQHPYQTYGLALCRGDVGASDCKTCVNEASNEIHKRCPYNKGAIIWYDNCLLKYLNKDFFGQIDNQNKFYMWNLRNVSNPTTFNEQTRGLLSLLAKEASATPKLYAVGEQEIGESKKLYGLAQCTRDLSSSDCFKCLDGIIDELPRCCGGKEGGRVVSGSCNFRYEIYPFVNT